A genome region from bacterium includes the following:
- a CDS encoding superinfection immunity protein: MNRVLFIIALGLLPIVGGPVATLCLVFLLPSIVAHLIRHPDTKLVMLINLTVGWTVLGWAIAAALTMPCKTRTRDQFHNADVP, from the coding sequence ATGAACCGGGTTCTCTTCATCATCGCACTGGGTCTTTTGCCCATTGTCGGCGGGCCGGTTGCCACACTTTGTCTCGTCTTCCTGCTACCCAGCATCGTCGCCCACCTCATCCGCCACCCTGACACCAAGTTGGTCATGCTGATCAACTTGACCGTCGGATGGACGGTCCTCGGTTGGGCGATCGCCGCCGCCTTGACGATGCCGTGCAAGACACGAACTCGTGATCAATTCCATAATGCAGATGTTCCGTAG